Sequence from the Notolabrus celidotus isolate fNotCel1 chromosome 14, fNotCel1.pri, whole genome shotgun sequence genome:
ACAAAGCTCTCCTTTCGTTCCTCTCCTTCGCCGATCAGGACGGGCGTCATCAGCAGGCCCAGAAACTTGAGGAACTGCTCTCTTTCATTCGCCGCTAACGACTTGGTGTTGACGATCTCCTCCAGACACCTGCAGAGTAGGCTGCTCCCATCTGCAGCATCCTCTCCTTCATCTAtcctctcctcagactctttccctTCCTTCTCATCAATCTGAGCTccatcttttcctcctctctgtcctctgagtccaggcagctgctgcaggattGCCGCCATCAGAGAGAAAGCCCCTTTATTGAAAACAGCAGAGTGACAACACGACTTCAGAGCAGCCTCCGGATTCTGATACGCAACCCTGGCGACTAAAGACACGGCTGTGTTCAGATTGCTGTGAGATGACaccgctgctcctcctcctccctggaTGATGCAGTTGAAGGCCATGTTGAGCTCCTGTTCAAACCCGTCAGTCACCGCAGAGGGAACGGAGCACCCAAAGAACCCCCTGCTGGAGAGCCTCATCATCTCAGCGAGGGCTTCGTTCTTGTCTTTTAAAGGAAGTGCAGAAAATATGTCAGCAATGACTTTCATCAGCTTCCTGCACTGGCTCACGTTTGAGCTCTGACTCTGGAGTTTGCTCATGAGGGTGGAGGTGAGTTTGATGAGGGTGTCCAGCTGCTGGAAGGCTGCTTGGTTTTTCTCCAGGCAGTCCATCCAGTGCTCACCACATGCAGCCCAGCTTGTCTCGCTGGCAAACAGCACCGCAAAGTCCTGATAGTCATCCAGGCGGTGACTGATGATCATCGCTGCAACCCTCGACATCACCTCAGGTTTGATCTCCACAGCGGGGAAAGTCAGTGACTCCAGCAGACCTCTTAGTATGTTCACCTCAGTCGAAGTTTCAGGCTCTTCTGCTTCATGCAGAGCTGTCAGGACTCTCTGGACACTCTGCTCCAGCTTGAATGCAGAGTAGCACGAGTCACACACCTTCAGGAGACCACTGCTTTGCCACAACTGAGCCGCTTCTGTTACAATCTTCAGGGCTTCACCAAACTTCATAATGCTCGGCTGAAACTGGGATGGAGTGTGAGATGCATGCAGGTCTCTCTGAGCTTCCCGAACCAGCTCAGGACTCAGTTTCTCATCACTCTGTTCTCTGATACCGACAGCTTTAGAGAGGATCTGCAGCTTCTCTTTGGTTGGAAGTGCGACTGCTCGGCCAATCAGGAAGGTTGTGCAAAGAGAATCAAGAGAAATGGAGAAAGCCTGGAGGCAAAGATCTGTCGCAGAAATGTGATGTTGTACGTCTTTAAGTGCATGAAGGAGAATGTGCAGGACGTCACTGTTTGGCGATGCAGGGTCCAGCTTTAACCTCTTGGCGGCCTGATGAGTCCCACCTGAAGACTCAGAGGAGAGACGAGCAAACTGTTGCTCAAACATCGTCTCCATGTCATTTGGTCCTCCAGCTTTCTTCTCGTCTCTACCTTTCCACAGCTCCCACCACACCTCCAAAACAAGCCGCACATCCTCCTCTGTAGTCGGGCTGCTCTTCACGTGTTGCACCAGCCTGTCCAGCTCTGTGCACACCTGAGAGCGAGGAAGATGCAACAGGAAGTGAGCGAATATCTGAGCTGCTTTCGTCGACTTCACCAGCTCCAGCAGGACGACGTGGTTGACTTCAGGTAGGCTGTTCTGCAGCGGGAAGAAAGGGCTCTCCTTCCACGCCGTCTCTACATCCTCTCCAGCCTCTCTGCCCAACAGCTTCATCCACACAGCACACACCACCGTCTTTATACACCCCTCTGCTGATACAGTAGGATGTTCATTTCGGCTGCAGATTTCTCTGATCGCCTCCAGGACTGGATGTCCCACCCTGATCCAGTCTGCCTTCTGAAGAGAGGACAGGGATGAGGGGAGACACAGCTTATCAGTGTGGAGGAAagcaccctgcaggacggaccAATCTGAAGacatgagagaggaggagggaattAAAGGAGAGGCATGTGAAATATTTAGTGTTCTTTGAATGTTCaatcatgataaataaaagcaaacaagtaaGCAGTCTGCAtttaatgtgtttctttaacTTATATAGTTATTTAAACTTGATCTATAGATGTTATAAGGGAGTATGAGGCAGAAACACTTACCTTTGTTCATCACCAAAGTCATAGCTTCTGAATCTAGTCTGGTTTTTAATCTACATTGAATCTGTTCCTCTGCAGGTGAGTCCAGTCTACCTCTCAGATCCAGCACAGGAACCAAACCTGTTAAACTCACTCCTCATATCAGCAGCATGTCAACAGATCCGTATGGAGCACGTCCTGCATCAACAAGCACAGAGGAAAGACGGACCGGAAGTCATCGGGTCTGGTTGACTCCTCACAGCGCCACTAGTGGACGGTGTCAGTACTGCAGTCTTCAAATATAGAGAGTTTTTCTTCAAgtgaaatgaaagtgaaagtttggTGAAGTGTAGTGTGATGGTCCGTGAAGAGCTCTCCTGACTTTATAATGCGTTTCTTCTTAGAGTTAGCTTtttacttgattttgattgaagGTAAGTTTGTCTTTAACTCTAACACTCTTAATATAGTAGAAAATACTGTACTGTAGCTACTTTCCTGCACTGTGCTGTGTCGTTCATTACTGCAGTGTACTAGACAGCACTCAAATACTTCAGACTATACTGAAATATAGAACATTAAGCTATACTATTCAACATTATTCTTAAATACTGGACACTACACTGTGGTAAACTGAATTGAATCCCAATATTATACCACACtttatgaaataaaagcatgtagtTTTTTATACTTGAATTCTACACTTAACTTTGTATTTTTGACGTATTGTAATGTCTGTTAGGTTAATATACAGTGCTAGACTATGTGGAGATGAGGC
This genomic interval carries:
- the gemin4 gene encoding gem-associated protein 4 yields the protein MTLVMNKDWSVLQGAFLHTDKLCLPSSLSSLQKADWIRVGHPVLEAIREICSRNEHPTVSAEGCIKTVVCAVWMKLLGREAGEDVETAWKESPFFPLQNSLPEVNHVVLLELVKSTKAAQIFAHFLLHLPRSQVCTELDRLVQHVKSSPTTEEDVRLVLEVWWELWKGRDEKKAGGPNDMETMFEQQFARLSSESSGGTHQAAKRLKLDPASPNSDVLHILLHALKDVQHHISATDLCLQAFSISLDSLCTTFLIGRAVALPTKEKLQILSKAVGIREQSDEKLSPELVREAQRDLHASHTPSQFQPSIMKFGEALKIVTEAAQLWQSSGLLKVCDSCYSAFKLEQSVQRVLTALHEAEEPETSTEVNILRGLLESLTFPAVEIKPEVMSRVAAMIISHRLDDYQDFAVLFASETSWAACGEHWMDCLEKNQAAFQQLDTLIKLTSTLMSKLQSQSSNVSQCRKLMKVIADIFSALPLKDKNEALAEMMRLSSRGFFGCSVPSAVTDGFEQELNMAFNCIIQGGGGAAVSSHSNLNTAVSLVARVAYQNPEAALKSCCHSAVFNKGAFSLMAAILQQLPGLRGQRGGKDGAQIDEKEGKESEERIDEGEDAADGSSLLCRCLEEIVNTKSLAANEREQFLKFLGLLMTPVLIGEGEERKESFVQPQEVVNIFVLSNLSTVGNSSFDIDLSLQLLHTALSVDVQEAASSPHWVLDCSPFPLLYILAQLLDQTLSCREQPPECAVRLWSMDTKDLLVSLLTSLGQVVGAEVAAAPSSWSRALFWLYNKIEELDWTVRFHLKPVWGDHFKNEVPSALLTVCELPEQDWSGLDLPQYSLGTGLLAWMECCCVSDSLRSTMLAHLSLDQRRTDHVSMFSKGLLVALTQTLPWCSVSQWTRLLRVLKELITSGRLHVPFSLEYVEFLPLLDLKKFSCELRLSVLLLRVFQLLCGSSCSDWLSGDGWAHVGRLYAYAMREMMHSVRSKLPLPSSGALNVSESTSPKTPATNQSCTSIRSPKMSKDSVKDLRPAEDSLDMELEAETDASQGVLFVLSQLFCHVQHIQVMMPGGQSEPLFLSCLEILSHYEAIMSAFPRSSSPLESENTRHFFSTITDNLVNTEMKAVLQQKISQLVSSAA